In one window of Gymnogyps californianus isolate 813 chromosome 7, ASM1813914v2, whole genome shotgun sequence DNA:
- the CAVIN2 gene encoding caveolae-associated protein 2, protein MGEAAAAAGGSAVPPLPPSEAVGGQVNALTVLALLEKLVSMLEAVEGQQRQMEQRQRGLEGAVRGIQGDLGKLCRSHGATGEAVEKLLEKSRKVCAHTRAVRERLERQCDQVRRLEQHHAQLLRRDRFKVLIFQEENEIPASVFAKEPIPSLTEGKEEPVDENKTLEETLHTVELCSDDEMFHEEDDVDDSAEEKTEESRAEKIKRSSLKKVDSLKKAFSRQNIEKKMNKISTKIVSPERREKIKKSLTVHHQKSSSSKSSALKVSPLTFNVKKVREGESPAEAEDRPTETTSNDQAENEDEMSFADMHSDMTPTTSLTEEGKAVADSLEKEARMEGNTMMNNNIELSIVEDDEEYGMPLEVSSQKLYDERNNPVGGEMEQSDEETTQAAVLRVDQTA, encoded by the exons ATGGGggaggcagcggcggcggcgggaggcagCGCGGTCCCTCCGCTACCGCCGTCGGAGGCGGTCGGGGGGCAAGTGAACGCCCTGACCGTCCTGGCCTTGCTGGAGAAACTGGTATCGATGTTGGAAGCGGTGGAAGGGCAGCAGCGGCAGATGGAGCAGAGGCAGCGGGGTTTGGAAGGGGCGGTGCGGGGTATTCAGGGAGACCTGGGGAAGTTGTGCCGCAGCCACGGGGCGACGGGGGAAGCGgtggagaagctgctggaaaagTCGCGGAAGGTGTGCGCCCACACCCGCGCCGTGCGGGAGCGGCTGGAGAGGCAGTGCGACCAGGTGCGACGCCTGGAGCAGCATCACGCACAGCTGCTCCGGCGGGACCGCTTCAAGGTGCTCATCTTCCAG gaggaaaatgagATCCCTGCCAGTGTTTTTGCAAAAGAGCCCATTCCCAGccttacagaaggaaaagaggagccTGTGGATGAGAACAAAACACTGGAGGAAACCTTGCACACAGTAGAGTTATGTTCAGATGATGAAATGTTTCACGAGGAAGACGATGTGGATGACAgtgcagaggagaaaacagaagaatcaagagctgagaaaattaaaagatcCAGCCTCAAGAAGGTAGACAGCCTCAAGAAAGCATTTTCACGCCAAAACATCGAGAAGAAGATGAACAAGATCAGCACAAAGATTGTCTCGCCTGAACGGAGAGAAAAGATCAAGAAATCGCTTACTGTACATCATCAGAAATCCTCTTCTTCAAAGAGTTCGGCTTTAAAAGTATCTCCCCTCACGTTCAACGTGAAGAAAGTCCGTGAAGGAGAAAGCCCTGCTGAAGCTGAGGACAGACCAACAGAAACTACAAGCAATGACCAAGCTGAGAATGAGGATGAAATGTCATTTGCCGACATGCACTCAGATATGACACCTACCACCTCGCTGACCGAGGAGGGCAAAGCAGTAGCTGATTCTCTAGAGAAGGAAGCCAGAATGGAAGGGAACACCATGATGAACAACAACATCGAGCTGTCCATTGTTGAAGATGATGAAGAGTATGGGATGCCTCTAGAAGTTTCTAGCCAGAAACTGTATGATGAAAGAAACAACCCAGTCGGCGGGGAAATGGAACAATCTGACGAAGAAACAACCCAAGCAGCTGTCCTCCGGGTAGACCAAACAGCGTAA